Proteins encoded in a region of the Mycobacteriales bacterium genome:
- a CDS encoding CrcB family protein, with protein MGVPEEPIDPDVDLPTQRRELTAHPAVVLATIAAGGVLGAEARAGIAHLMPTPAGGFPVSTLLINATGCVLIGVLMVLVLEAKRGHPLTRPFLGVGVLGGYTTFSGYAVDAQRLLAGGHVATAVTALALTPVLALLAVTVAARVTRKALL; from the coding sequence GTGGGTGTGCCGGAGGAGCCGATCGACCCGGACGTGGACCTCCCGACCCAGCGCCGGGAGCTGACCGCGCACCCGGCGGTGGTGCTGGCGACGATCGCGGCCGGCGGGGTGCTGGGAGCCGAGGCCCGGGCCGGGATCGCGCACCTGATGCCGACCCCGGCCGGCGGTTTCCCGGTCAGCACGCTGCTCATCAACGCAACCGGCTGCGTGCTCATCGGCGTGCTCATGGTGCTGGTGCTGGAGGCCAAGCGCGGGCACCCGCTGACGCGGCCGTTCCTCGGGGTCGGGGTGCTCGGCGGCTATACGACGTTCTCCGGGTACGCGGTGGATGCCCAGCGACTGCTGGCCGGCGGTCACGTCGCGACGGCGGTCACCGCGCTGGCGCTGACGCCGGTGCTGGCGTTGCTCGCGGTGACGGTCGCGGCCCGGGTGACCCGGA
- a CDS encoding winged helix DNA-binding domain-containing protein, whose product MHRIGVDERRARLSVRHHLAPAAHAPDVVTATRGLLALHATDQVTVYLSAWARVTGHLVPELEKALYDDRVLIRMLGMRRTVFVVPRELAPVVQAACTRAVAARERRTTEKFLLEGEVTPDPGRWLAEVEEATLTALRARGSALSTELSADVPGLAERIVVARGKPYEASQSVASRVLPLLAADGRVVRGRPRGSWTSGGQYWWSATADWVPGLYGDLPVADAQVMLARAWLRTFGPAPVADLRWWAGWTVAQTRAALAALNPVEVDLAGEPGIALADDLDPIPAPPPSATLLPGLDPTTMGWQNRGWFLGEHARALFDTNGNAGPTLWWDGRVVGGWAQCRSGEVVLRFLEDAGTEAVAAAEAEAARLQDWLGPVRVIPRFRTPLEKELVS is encoded by the coding sequence GTGCACCGGATCGGGGTCGACGAGCGCCGGGCCCGGCTGTCCGTGCGGCACCACCTGGCCCCGGCCGCGCACGCGCCGGACGTGGTCACCGCGACCCGCGGCCTGCTCGCGCTGCATGCGACCGACCAGGTGACGGTCTACCTCTCGGCCTGGGCCCGGGTCACCGGGCACCTGGTGCCGGAGCTGGAGAAGGCGCTGTACGACGACCGGGTGCTGATCCGGATGCTCGGCATGCGCCGGACGGTCTTCGTGGTCCCGCGCGAGCTGGCGCCGGTCGTGCAGGCCGCCTGCACCCGGGCGGTGGCGGCCCGGGAGCGGCGTACGACGGAGAAGTTCCTGCTCGAGGGCGAGGTGACCCCGGATCCCGGGCGCTGGCTGGCCGAGGTCGAGGAGGCGACGCTGACCGCGCTGCGCGCCCGCGGGTCGGCGCTGTCGACCGAGCTCTCGGCCGACGTGCCGGGGCTGGCCGAGCGGATCGTCGTCGCCCGCGGCAAGCCGTACGAGGCCTCGCAGAGCGTCGCGTCCCGGGTCCTGCCGCTGCTGGCCGCCGACGGCCGGGTCGTCCGCGGCCGCCCGCGCGGCAGCTGGACCTCCGGCGGGCAGTACTGGTGGTCGGCCACCGCCGACTGGGTCCCCGGCCTGTACGGCGACCTGCCGGTGGCCGACGCCCAGGTCATGCTGGCCCGGGCCTGGCTGCGGACGTTCGGGCCGGCGCCGGTGGCCGACCTCAGATGGTGGGCCGGCTGGACCGTCGCCCAGACCAGGGCTGCGCTGGCCGCACTGAACCCGGTCGAGGTCGACCTGGCCGGCGAGCCCGGGATCGCGCTCGCCGACGACCTGGACCCGATCCCGGCCCCGCCGCCGTCCGCGACGCTCCTGCCCGGGCTCGACCCGACCACGATGGGCTGGCAGAACCGCGGCTGGTTCCTCGGCGAGCACGCGAGGGCCCTGTTCGACACCAACGGCAACGCCGGTCCGACGCTCTGGTGGGACGGGCGGGTCGTCGGCGGCTGGGCCCAGTGCAGGTCCGGCGAGGTCGTGCTCCGGTTCCTGGAGGACGCCGGGACCGAGGCGGTCGCCGCGGCCGAGGCCGAGGCCGCCCGCCTGCAGGACTGGCTCGGCCCGGTCCGCGTCATCCCCCGCTTCCGCACCCCGCTGGAGAAGGAGCTGGTCAGCTGA